The Quercus robur chromosome 3, dhQueRobu3.1, whole genome shotgun sequence DNA segment GCTGTGATGTTCCAGGACTCCAAAAATGTACATCCTGTAACAAAAttgaactaattttttattattatttttctttaggttcATTTTCATATGcgatttttgttatctaatCAATGTGCAATACCTTGGAAATGTGATGTACATACCTTCACGGTagacaaccccccccccccccccccccccaaaaaaaaaaaagaaattaatataacataatataGCTTAAATCTATAGGATTAAAATTTTAGGTTAAATAacgtctctatatgttatataaaattcaaattcaagtgTTAAGAGTCATAGTAGCTCAATTAGTACCTTTTGACATTTTCAAAAGAGACATTCAATGTTTGAATTTCCTTCTTTCAACtaaagaattattatttttctaaaaaaaaaaatcctaatttgaATAATGATGATGGCGAGATCTTTAATGTGCATCACAAACGCACTTGGAGCCATGGAAGTTCCACatacacaaataataataataatataattagactCAAACTCAAAAGTGTTGTCTCCAATGAGAATAAATGTGATGCACTCATTAATGTATTCAATTTTCCTATTCATTTTTATGATTGATATAGGTTTtgcaattaaaatatttaataatgatAATGGAAAAATTCAACATGACGTCCAACAAAAAACCACACATTCCATGTGAGAtgatgaaggaagaagaagaagaagaagaagaagaagttttaaattttaatataatataattagacTTAAACTCAAAAGTGCTAGGTCTCCAGCGATAATAAATGTGATGCACTCattaatatattcaattttcCTATTCATTTTCATGATTGATATGGGTTTTGCAattgaaatatttaatattGATTATTCAATATGACGTCCAACAGAAAACCACACATTCCATGTGAGAGGATGGAGGATTCCTTTTATGGGAGTGAATAATTTCTCCTTAACCATGCATGTTTTTGACCAATTTGAATAGGATAATGTTGGTGCAAGTTGGCCCCACCTTGAGTATTCTTTTTACCTCTCATTAAAGAGAGGTTAGTCCTCTAATTCACGGGTTTGAAAATTATCATCATAGTCTAATCCTTCCATAGATTATACCTTTTTGTAACTAAATATTATGGAGACATCATCTTTgcatttgaaattgaaaactcaTAAGCAACTAACAATATTCATCAATGGTGTCGTTGGGACAAGGGACCATATTGGTTACAGAGAAGAGTGTCATATTTTTAGTTAGGTTTTAGGTTGGCAAATCCCATAACTTGTAATAGTCAAATGTGTATATAGTGTGTTCAACCATGTTCAAGATAATTTGTTCAAGAAGTAGcacaataaaatcaaaaaaagcAAGTTTCAAGCACCCATTGATCAACCTTTAATCAATCGAAGTTTGAAATCTCTAGATTGAGGCTTGATCAATCGAGAATTAAGGTAGATGTATTTTAACTCTAGAACATCGGCTATGCCTAGGTTTTTTACCCTACTATCATTAAGTATAAAAGGTAcatttcaaaaactaaaaatgatgTTGGTAGGCTATTTTTCCCTAAACCCTGTTGAGAGAAAATCAATACCTATTCTTCGCACACCGGATGAATATAGATTGCGAGATATACAACGATGATGGTATAATTGAATAGTTAAAGTTGAAAACATAAGAGCCCAATAAGTTACTATAGTAAAGAAAATCTTTAAGAGGCTTTTGGAGTATGTTGGAGGTTCCAACATGATGCACATTATCCTCTCCATTTTCTATTTCATGATTTAGATTACATGTTCCatacttaacaatatattaatgttatttaaaattttaaataacacattactaaaattttaaatgacacaGACCAACCCACCTAGATATGGTTGGACCCATGGGTTggtcttttttattattattgagcaTTAGTAGAGCACCAACACATATAAGAACAAATTTATGCCCTAATAAACCTAAGCATTGCACTAATCTAACCCGTACTATTTTATTAGTGCTCCAAAGTTTAAACCAATACAAATAATAGTAGATTTATATTGATAGTGcatcaaatcaacaaaaataatcaaaccAAATGATATTTGATTTAGTTAGTAAGATATTAAATAGCTATATCTCAACTCagttgagaaacaaaataaacatgaacTTGTTTTATTATTCTATAGTTAGTAggatattatataattttatcctAATTCAATTGATAAACAAAAGAGTAAATgataaaatcatataatatattttttagatacaTATTAAATATAAGTGAGTTGAGTTAGGTTAGGCGGATTTGTGATTCTGCTGACCCACGCCCAACCTAATCCAtcgaaaatatatatattttgacgATCCAACCAAACCCACCAACCTCTAAAAACCGACCTAACTTGGCAGATTGAGTTGGATTAGGTCGGTTTTGGTCTTGGCAGAATATGGGGTTAGCTGCACACCCATAGGTGTAATCTACTCTTTGCCACATGCATATATATAGTTCAAGCCTATGAGTCCTAGGTAGGGAGAGTAATATGTTATATGGTCCCTCTCCATAAAAGGAAATGGAGCAACGTGGACAATTGGCTGCGACTGATGTGTGTCTGATGGATGGCACTTTAATTTTTCTCCTTCTGTCAATTTGTTGTTGGTGAATTGGTGATGGATCACTGCAAGCTAATTCTCTGAAACCGTATAGGagctttctctatttctttaaaGGCAAGACTATTTCTTGCATTGCTCTGTATGCCGGCGGCTCCTAAAACCAGTTTTCTGGATATTATAACCAGAATCTGGTAAGGAAACCACCTTAATTCGGCATAATACCTTTtccaatcaacaaaaaaattgtatttgttttgattggtgcaattgaaatttaagcTCAAATTTTTCTCTTAGTATTTTGTCATGCTTCTTACATCgtggtataatatatatatatgtagtaaGAACTTATTACTGCATGTTGCtacataatttatatttttaaaaaatacatatagtTGAAGGGGTTGAGTATGGGAGGGATCAAAGTTGAAAAGATAAAGAGTTGGATTGTAGGTGGGTCGCTCTTTGATCAATTTAACTTGTGTGTGGTTGGAGCCATAACGTTGTTGCTGCTGTGCACCTATACAGTCCACCTGAGAGCAATGAGCAAGACCACGACACCCAGGTTTTTGATCTTCTGGTCTTCTCAACACATTGACACTCCTCAAAGTGAGTATGTGATATATATACTTGTTTTACTTGTGATGATTAATGCAATACAACCTTAACATATAGAAAACAATAATGTTATTCAAGTCATCAGGGAAGATAtgcttttctattatttttctaattaattatGAAATGAGTTGCGGATCATCATCTTGGTCATTCAATCTGAAATTCTTCTCAGGAGTTTATGAAAACAATGGATATCTGATGATTTCGGCCAATGGAGGATTGAATCAAATGAGAGCTGGTGTAAGTACTTTACTGCTTTTACATCCTTTTTTTCCGCATGCAGCTTCACTTTCCTTTGGAATCACTAGCTTTCTTAAATGTAGCCACTATGAGTGCCTTCTGAATCATTATCCTTGATTTGGTTATGCTACACAGATTTGTGACATGGTTGCAATTGCAAAATATTTGAACGTCACGCTTGTGGTTCCTGAATTGGACAATACCTCCCTTTGGCATGATAGCAGGTGAGTCAatatcaaaatcacaaaatccTCTTTATTTCAGAGTcagattttctttcttattgtccaaaaaaaaaggattttattttttcatgtcaTTTGATGTAGGATTAAATATACTCtgtattttaaataaatgaagAGGATGCAACTCATCTaattctatttctttctttctttctttttttaaacaattctatttatttcttattgctcccccacccccccaactCTTTTTGGAATGTATTGATTATTGAATCAGTATGATGTTTTCAAACTTAGAAATGTCAAAAATGTATATATCAATTCATATGAataccatataaaaaaaattcttaatgaATTCATTTGCTGAATGGCAGTCAATTCCAAGATATATTTGACGTGAATTATTTCATTACATCTCTGAGAGATGAGGTTCGGATATTGAAACAGTTACCTGATGAGCAGAAGAGAAGAGTGAAGAATGATTCAATTTAtacaatggaaccccattcatgGTCCAATTTGGGCTATTATTACTACCAGGTTGGTTTGCAAGGAGTTGTGCGTATAAGCTTTTACTGCTCTTATGatttatgtatatgtatgtcTGCATGCAGATTCTTCCCAAGATAAAAGAGCAGGAAGTTGTGCATTTCAATAAGACTGATTTTCGGCTTGTAAATAATGGGATTCCTATAGAGTTTCAAAAGCTGCGCTGCCAAGTGAACTATGAAGCTCTGAGATTTACTCCCACAATAGCAGAAGTAGGGAAGAAGATTGTCAAGCTTCTGAGGCAAAAAGGTCCCTTTTTAGTTCTTCATCTCAGATATGAAATGGACATGTTAGCATTCTCTGGTTGTAATGAAGGTTGCAATGAGACAGAAGCTGATGAACTCACAAAATTGAGGTGAGTTGTCTTTGTTTCTTAAAGAtccaagaaataaaaatgaaccTTGATTTCTTAAAAACATTTTAGCATCACTTTCTGTAAATGTCCAATGCATAAACAAGtttaaaacaacatttttcacaactgcTATTGTCGTGCATAATAAACATTCTTCACAACTCTTGCTGTTGTAATtggtgaaaaataaaagtgacaggtgttgaaagaaaatgaaaataatgttgTTTTAATCATCACAAATCATActaaattttgtgaaaaatgtaGAACTCGTTTAGTAGATGAGTTTGAGTTAtattatttggatgtttttgatGTACCTATAGGTGAAAAAGTGTTGAAATATATGAAAAgttgtttaaaatgtaaatatGTAGGTTAGAACCACACAATCAAACTGGCCGTAATCTTCCTAACATTACTCGCGTGTAAATTCCATACACAATGTCTTGTCAGATATGCCACCCCACGGTGGGgacaaaaagtaataaattctggattgaaaagaaaagtgggtGGGTGCCCTTTAACTCCCGAGGAAACTGCACTTGCATTGCAGGCATTGGACATTGACCCTAGTATCCAAATTTATATTGCGTCCGGCAATATATACGGGGGAGAGAGGAGAATGGCAGCTCTGAGAGCAGCTTTTCCTAATCTAGTAAGTTGATCAACATAGCTTGATGCAGGACAACTTCAATGCTATAATATTTGCATTAATACATGGTCATCGCTTGCTTACCTATTGTTTATTTGTCGGGTGAAACAGGTTAAAAAGGAAACATTGTTGGCACCCTCCGACCTTAAACTCTTCCGGAAACATTCACACATGAAGGCTGCATTGGATTACATTGTAGCAATAGAAAGTGACATTTTTGTGCCTTCCTATGGAGGAAACATGGCAAAACTGGTTCAAGGCCATCGACGGTATTGTACCAATTAATTATTTAGTCCTTAGAATTCATCATTGCGTTTTGATGACCCTTTAATTCATCTAACATGCACAAAGTCTATTTGtggttcaatttttttgtagATACTTGGGGTACAAGATAACAATTTCTCTAGATGCACAGCTTCTAGTGAACGTGATCGATCGGTACAAGAAGGGAGGGCTGAACTGGGATGAAGTCTCCCAGGAAGTGAAGACAGGTCATGCTGATCTAATGGGTAGCCCTACTCAGAGAATGGAGGTTCCTGAGAATCCCAAGCATGAAGATTACTTCTATAGTAATCCACAGGAATGTCTGCCACCAATTTGGTAAAAATTCAAAGAGTACATGATGCTCGTTATGAATTACTGTTGGTAGTTTATTTTTGGAATCCACTAATATTCTTTGTTCGCCACATGCTGCTATTGTACATCTCCTGTGATCAAAATGGAAATACTTCTGCTTGTGTTTGAGTTCCTGTTCGGTCAGGGTTGGAGCCTTGGGCCTTTGGGATAGGCCAGTACTGCATTAGTTTGGTaactaaaaccaaaaaagtgttacttttggaaatatttttcaaaaacaacatGCCACTTTTTTTCTACCCTTTTTTGCTGCAGAAGTACATAATTCAATTGGCATAAAACTTGATACATCAGTTTGTAATACTAAGTCTCCCTgacaattaataattaatagcAATGACTAAAATGATAGTACTGATTGTCATTATAAAACAATAAGGATGGCAGGGATATGTTAATCATGTTAATTAATAATGTTTTCCATCAACTTCTGTGATTTGTATATTCTATAACACATGTAAAATGATGTTGCTTTTATGCTTTTATAAGAACCAGTCACAGTCAGTTTGATGTTAAGCCGCTTAGAAATTGCTGAGAATATATCATTTGGACATTTTCTAATATGTAAATGCTGATCCCTAGTCACTCACAAGAtcgtaatatatattttttcattgcaAATCTAGAGTATGATCATGGCAATGATGACGGATATTTGACGCCTGAACATGGAATAAGAGAATATGTTAACAACAAAGATGGTTGGAAGTAAAAAGAACAGATGAGGTTTAGAGCATGGAAATTTGtggtttaatgggttttttCTCTAGGAAGATGTAGGCGATATGATGAGGCTTTTAAGGAGTTATGATTTAAACAATGATGACAATTATGGTGGTTGTGAtgggttcaaacttcaaagttcGAAGACCCAATGATTGGCTTTGGCAGATAACACATTCTTTTCTGAAATAGTAACGACATTTTTTATGAGTCCAACCCAGGGTCCCAGCATTTGCTCCTTGCTTTCTGTTTTGTTGGTGTTGGGATATACAAATGCAAAGTCGTGGTGGATTTGAAACCAGTTGTTGATTTAGCTGTTTCTAGGGGAAGTTTTGAACCCAAGCCTTTGAGATTTATCATGGAGGACCCAGGTGCTGGACAACCTACCATGGAGCAAATTCAAAGTGCTACAAGTCATTTTAACACTACCTATAACCATTACTGCATTCAATGCTTCCTGGTTTTAATTTTGCTTGCTCATAGCTGTTCAAAATATTCCAGGAGGGGTTCACTACTTCACTTATAAACGTCCATCTCAAAAGAAGGCTTTAATAATGGAGAGTTTTTTACTTAATTAGATGAAGCAAGGAGTAATTGTGGGTTGTGACTGAAAAAGGTGCTCTGTGTTGAAGAAATGTGAGAAACAAAGAAATGCAAAAGACATGAAAAACCAGGCTATGTGCAGAGAATTTAGTTTCATGCATTTGAGATTATGTatgataaccaaaaaaaaaaaatacaggcCAATGGCACCACTTGAACAGATTCATAGAAGGAACTCCCCAAAAAAGAATTTGTAATTTATGGAGCAGTTTGGGTCACGGATCCCATGGAAAGTGTAAAAACTCAAGATAACTGAAGACACAGCATGTACAATAACCAGGAGCTGGCTCTATAGAAAGTAAATAAGAAATCTAGGAGAAAGAGAAGATTCATGAAATTCCCATACTAGTTTTATGTTCTTAGCCGCTTTTGAGCTTGATCTGAGCCCTCTCTGCTGCCAGCATCAGTAAGATGTGTCATTGCTTGGAGGCTAGATGGGGGATTCTCATGATCCTGGAAAACGAAAGAACCATTATTTAAGTCCAAAAGATCACTGTAAAAGAGGTcagtgataaaaaaattaaaaaaataaaataaaaaccctgcACTTTCAGGGatggggaggaaaaaaaatagagagaagtGGCAACAGGTAGTAGTAAAAGGACTTCCTGTTTAACCAACTCTACATGAAAAACAATTacctaatttattatttatacctTAGCAATTGATGTTCCAGAAGTCATCCCTCTATTTGCTCGCTTCCCAAGATCAATCTGCACTGAGACGCTGGCCTGTGATAGATCAACACCTGCACTCTGCAGTGCTTGTGTCAAAGTGTTCAATAACCTGATCATCACCAAAATCAATCACTCATCAGCTTATACTTTTGGCACTCAATTCCATGAAAAGGCTTTGAGCAAAATAATGTACGCATGCATTGGCACCAGATGATGTAAGTTCCGTAAGCAATAAAGTATTTTTAAttgggaaaaaatgaaaaaggaaaagaaaatcttgCTGGCCACGCCTGGCCAAAATCCATAGTGGGCTAAATAGTTTGACCAATCTATGAATCTCTATGCAGAAATCAcagaacaaaataattatagttGAAAAGATATTTagaaagaaaaccaagaaaGATGAAGGACACCATTAAAAATCCACAATGGAAATTATTCCACAACAACAATAAGCAGACGAGGACCAGACAATATTCTCAGCCATCCATCTTCTGAttgatatataattaataaaattttgaaaaataaatttatgaaaaaaagggGCTAAAATTTACTTTACACCCTTGAAGTGCAGGATTACTTCTAAATCAGTCCATCACATTTTTTCCGTTAACCCTACCTAAAAAAatgtttcttgtatttttctattcaaaatgACATCATTTATAGGTGGGTAACAACAATATTCTAATGGATGTTGACGGAAAGGGCATAATTACATTGTTGTAATACTTGAGGGTGTAAATTGTTAGTTTCCATAGTCAAGGGACTGATTTAGAAGTGACCACAAACTTAGAGGGCATAAATAGTATTTTAGtcccaagaaataaacaagaATAATGATACAATTCCAAAACAGCCTGATTCAATATCTATAGAGTAACATGAAAATCAGGCTCTTTGATTTTATTCGTGATTATAAacctaaattataaatttctcAAACCCAACGCTTAAAATGTCTAAATATCAAATCATAGTAGGTGTCAAACGTGAAAAATAGACATGAATAATATCATCCATACCTAACCAACATTTGAACAACCAAAACATTATATCTTTAACACTAGTGATGTGTAGAAGcctttttaaaaacaattgaaattgaTTTCTGAAAGAATGTGAGTTTGGTTCGCTCTTACTATGAGTAAGATTGCTAAAGGTACTATCCCCACAAGAGAAGCCTTACTAATGTAACTAATGACTAAGCTTGTGGAGCTTCCCAAAACAGTCAGAAGTATAACAAGCTAACACAGAAAATGTACAAGCAGATTTACCAAGGAAAAGTATCAAAACTGAGGCAAGAATATAAAGGTACAAGAAATCAACtggagggaaaaaagaaaggaaaagaaaagaaggaaccCTATATATAAATAGTAGTCTAACTATAAAGTTGGCATACCAAATATATCAAGAAGcatcataattatttttgaacCTAAACACAACAGATTTCTATGATTACCCACCCTTGAGAGTAAACACTTGAGATGCTAATTGTTCCCCCTTCAATTATCAGCTCCTCCTGTTGGTTCAGTGTTTCACTGGTCATGGGAGACTGAGTTGATTGTGCATCAGAAACCAATCCCTGATGAGGATGGGCTTGCACACCATCACCTCTGACAGAAATAGGCACGTTTGCCTGCAGAGGGATGGGCAGAGGTAATCCCTTGTTTGCTAACTCTGGTTGTCGATCCATAGGTTTGCAGGTGATATCTCTGCTAGGATCGGATTCTACAGGATTCTGAGTGCTTGTAAGCATGGTTGGGGTTATAGAGACATTATTCTCATCAAACTTCCCAGGAAACGTTGTCCCCAGACCAGAACCATTTTTTATGGTTTGAGGGTGACCAACAAAATTCTGAACACGCCAGTGACTATTTCTCTGTCTCAAGCAGGTGAGCGAACAAGTTAACAGTGACAATAATTtcaacaagaaaacaagcatCCTATTCAAATCAAATGCATCCTTTAATTCCTCTTCATCACCAGGAAGATTCCATCAGCGGTGAACAGAACCAATCATTAAGCAGATACTAGCCCATCACTTAAACCAGTCAATGAATATGTTATCTTATTCAATATTTCAGAATCAAACAAATACCGAATAAAGAGAATCAAACAAATACAGAATAaagaagtttttaattttaggacTGTTCAAGCCCCAAGCAATGGCATTAACACCAATGTATCAACTTTGACAAGGCCTAGTCATCATACATTCACAAaagaccaaaatttaaaaaatctaaggcaaataacattttcaaaattaatttattctagGTCTCAAATTTTACCAACTTTTTGTGGATTATGAAGCTTTGAAGATGATTTTATAtgcattaaaattttctccccATAAGTTGCATACATTTATGAACTATACATtcatgagaaaaatatttttatatgtgaAAGGAAACATATGAAACCATATATCTTACTACTATGAAGAGTTATTTACTAAAAGCATAACATCATCCACCATAAGAGGGACCATGTGATGAGATTCTCTTCATATATCAGTCCCACTACAGAAGGCTTCTTTAAACTTGTAAAATGCATAGGTCAATTCCATATTAAAAAGTAGAAAACCTGTATtcaatatttagtatttacacATGAGAATTCACTTAGAAACAAGCATGCAGGTCATCCTTAAACACAAACATTGTGCAAAGCCAAGTATCAGGACTTTACCCATGGCATCAACTTTGTGGGCTCAGAACTCCATCCCTGGTAAGAACCCTCATACTTCTGTACCCTTTCTTGTAAATATTGAACATACTCAATCACCTGAAATGGCACACTGACCATCAGTCAAATTAAGCACAAAAAGGAGAGA contains these protein-coding regions:
- the LOC126719089 gene encoding rhamnogalacturonan I rhamnosyltransferase 1-like → MGGIKVEKIKSWIVGGSLFDQFNLCVVGAITLLLLCTYTVHLRAMSKTTTPRFLIFWSSQHIDTPQRVYENNGYLMISANGGLNQMRAGICDMVAIAKYLNVTLVVPELDNTSLWHDSSQFQDIFDVNYFITSLRDEVRILKQLPDEQKRRVKNDSIYTMEPHSWSNLGYYYYQILPKIKEQEVVHFNKTDFRLVNNGIPIEFQKLRCQVNYEALRFTPTIAEVGKKIVKLLRQKGPFLVLHLRYEMDMLAFSGCNEGCNETEADELTKLRYATPRWGQKVINSGLKRKVGGCPLTPEETALALQALDIDPSIQIYIASGNIYGGERRMAALRAAFPNLVKKETLLAPSDLKLFRKHSHMKAALDYIVAIESDIFVPSYGGNMAKLVQGHRRYLGYKITISLDAQLLVNVIDRYKKGGLNWDEVSQEVKTGHADLMGSPTQRMEVPENPKHEDYFYSNPQECLPPIW
- the LOC126719090 gene encoding transcription factor BIM2, with translation MRTEKGNHQEDEEYEDEDFTSKKDAASSTPNNNNNTNTATTNNNNKDAKNNDKASAIRSKHSVTEQRRRSKINERFQILRDLIPNSDQKRDTASFLLEVIEYVQYLQERVQKYEGSYQGWSSEPTKLMPWRNSHWRVQNFVGHPQTIKNGSGLGTTFPGKFDENNVSITPTMLTSTQNPVESDPSRDITCKPMDRQPELANKGLPLPIPLQANVPISVRGDGVQAHPHQGLVSDAQSTQSPMTSETLNQQEELIIEGGTISISSVYSQGLLNTLTQALQSAGVDLSQASVSVQIDLGKRANRGMTSGTSIAKDHENPPSSLQAMTHLTDAGSREGSDQAQKRLRT